One genomic window of Ziziphus jujuba cultivar Dongzao chromosome 4, ASM3175591v1 includes the following:
- the LOC125422084 gene encoding wall-associated receptor kinase-like 1 has protein sequence MLADGKIVAVKKSKIVDEEKLTEFINEVIILSQINHRNVVKLLGCCLKTQVPLLVYEFISNGTLSQYIRDQNEEFLFTWEIRLRIATEIAGALSYLHSAASFPIYHRDIKSSNILLDEELRAKVADFGTSKSVAIDQTHVTTMVHGTFGYLDPEYFQTSQYTDKSDVYSFGVVIVELLTGQKPTCLKRSKEGRSLATYFIMCMEENRLFDIIDPQILKEGKNEQMLEVANLAKRCLNLNGRYRPTMKEVATELEAIQKSIKTVSDQQSFEEVESVRTEITAAWNVSNTIGSNPSTSIDIASLFD, from the coding sequence ATGTTGGCAGATGGTAAAATTGTTGCTGTGAAGAAGTCTAAAATAGTTGATGAAGAGAAACTCACTGAATTCATTAATGAGGTTATCATTCTTTCCCAAATTAACCATAGGAATGTGGTTAAACTACTTGGATGCTGTTTAAAGACCCAAGTTCCACTTCTTGTTTATGAATTCATATCCAATGGTACACTTTCCCAGTATATTCGTGACCAAAATGAGGAATTTCTTTTTACATGGGAAATTCGCTTACGAATTGCAACAGAAATTGCTGGAGCTCTTTCCTATTTACACTCCGCAGCTTCCTTTCCCATTTACCACCGAGACATCAAATCATCAAACATACTCTTAGATGAAGAGTTGAGAGCAAAAGTAGCAGATTTTGGAACTTCAAAATCAGTTGCCATTGACCAAACACATGTTACTACAATGGTACATGGTACATTTGGCTATTTGGACCCTGAGTATTTCCAAACAAGCCAATATACGGATAAGAGTGATGTTTATAGCTTTGGTGTGGTGATTGTTGAGCTCTTGACAGGACAAAAACCGACTTGTTTAAAGAGGTCAAAAGAAGGACGAAGTCTAGCAACTTATTTCATCATGTGCATGGAGGAGAATCGCTTATTTGATATAATTGATCCTCAAATCCTCAAGGAGGGAAAAAATGAACAGATGTTGGAAGTTGCTAACCTCGCAAAAAGATGCTTGAATTTGAATGGAAGATACCGACCTACAATGAAAGAAGTGGCAACGGAGTTGGAGGCCATTCAGAAGTCAATCAAAACTGTTTCTGATCAACAGAGTTTTGAAGAAGTTGAATCTGTGAGGACTGAAATAACAGCGGCTTGGAACGTTTCCAACACAATTGGTTCAAACCCGTCTACATCCATTGATATTGCTTCCTTGTTCGACTAA
- the LOC107403842 gene encoding wall-associated receptor kinase-like 3 isoform X1, with product MVRRLLLVCTIVFLWLIIHDSLASAVPAATIGKHGCQTECGNVNISFPFGIGSPHCYADDWFEVVCKNSSRPFLKRTNLEVLNTSYIDGYLETDQTIQVRSPITFWNCKGKGTQGPLNLTGSPFVLSNDQNIVAAISYDVLALMSSSILDGTEISAGCKSKCSNKYHNRSCNGVNCCQTTIPSHDMQTYTITFQNTDSVCKYAFVVDENWFMSSNSTDFVEIKDMHFVPVTLYWTLYHSPQEIFGNEFMPENSGSKYYCQNGAVSGNQTSFRCFCKDGYSGIAYLSPDGCQDVNECEMSPTICDGVGTCVNTVGSYKCRKPKVLVVVIGVGSGLGALFLLIIGARCLYKSIKKRKAIKRRKQLFKQNGGLLRTKLFNSKELQKATDNFNLDRVLG from the exons atggtGAGGCGGCTGTTGCTTGTTTGCACGATTGTATTCTTATGGCTGATCATTCATGATTCATTAGCATCGGCAGTACCAGCAGCGACCATAGGAAAACATGGTTGTCAAACGGAATGTGGAAACGTAAACATCTCTTTCCCTTTTGGCATTGGATCCCCACATTGTTATGCTGACGATTGGTTCGAAGTAGTGTGCAAAAATTCTAGTAGACCTTTCCTAAAACGCACCAATCTCGAAGTCCTCAATACGTCTTATATTGACGGCTACTTGGAGACAGATCAGACT ATTCAGGTGAGAAGCCCAATAACTTTTTGGAATTGCAAAGGCAAGGGAACCCAAGGGCCTCTTAACTTGACAGGAAGCCCCTTTGTCTTGTCCAACGACCAAAACATAGTTGCTGCCATCAGTTACGATGTGCTAGCGTTGATGTCTTCATCAATCTTGGATGGGACTGAAATTTCAGCAGGCTGCAAGTCCAAGTGTTCAAACAAGTACCATAACAGAAGCTGCAACGGAGTGAATTGCTGCCAAACCACCATTCCATCTCATGATATGCAGACCTATACTATCACTTTTCAAAATACGGACTCCGTATGCAAATACGCGTTCGTGGTAGACGAAAATTGGTTTATGTCATCCAATTCTACAGATTTTGTTGAAATTAAAGATATGCACTTCGTTCCGGTGACTCTGTATTGGACATTATACCATTCGCCACAAGAAATTTTTGGAAATGAATTCATGCCAGAAAACTCAGGAAGCAAATATTATTGCCAGAATGGCGCCGTTTCAGGAAATCAGACGTCTTTTAGATGTTTCTGTAAAGACGGCTATAGTGGAATTGCCTATCTTTCTCCTGATGGATGTCAAG ATGTCAACGAATGTGAAATGTCTCCCACCATATGTGATGGAGTCGGAACTTGTGTGAACACAGTTGGATCGTACAAGTGCCGAAAGCCCAAGGTTCTAGTTGTCGTTATAG GTGTCGGCAGTGGTCTTGGAGCATTGTTTCTACTCATTATTGGCGCACGGTGTTTATACAAAtccataaagaaaagaaaagccattAAACGTAGAAAGCAGCTCTTCAAACAAAATGGTGGTCTATTGCGAACCAAGCTGTTCAATTCAAAAGAGTTACAGAAAGCCACTGACAACTTCAACCTAGACCGAGTTCTAGGTTAG
- the LOC107403842 gene encoding wall-associated receptor kinase-like 5 isoform X2, with amino-acid sequence MVRRLLLVCTIVFLWLIIHDSLASAVPAATIGKHGCQTECGNVNISFPFGIGSPHCYADDWFEVVCKNSSRPFLKRTNLEVLNTSYIDGYLETDQTIQVRSPITFWNCKGKGTQGPLNLTGSPFVLSNDQNIVAAISYDVLALMSSSILDGTEISAGCKSKCSNKYHNRSCNGVNCCQTTIPSHDMQTYTITFQNTDSVCKYAFVVDENWFMSSNSTDFVEIKDMHFVPVTLYWTLYHSPQEIFGNEFMPENSGSKYYCQNGAVSGNQTSFRCFCKDGYSGIAYLSPDGCQDVNECEMSPTICDGVGTCVNTVGSYKCRKPKVLVVVIGFGSGLGALFLLIGTWRSYKFIKKRKAIRRRKRFFKRNGGLVLQQQLSSGEI; translated from the exons atggtGAGGCGGCTGTTGCTTGTTTGCACGATTGTATTCTTATGGCTGATCATTCATGATTCATTAGCATCGGCAGTACCAGCAGCGACCATAGGAAAACATGGTTGTCAAACGGAATGTGGAAACGTAAACATCTCTTTCCCTTTTGGCATTGGATCCCCACATTGTTATGCTGACGATTGGTTCGAAGTAGTGTGCAAAAATTCTAGTAGACCTTTCCTAAAACGCACCAATCTCGAAGTCCTCAATACGTCTTATATTGACGGCTACTTGGAGACAGATCAGACT ATTCAGGTGAGAAGCCCAATAACTTTTTGGAATTGCAAAGGCAAGGGAACCCAAGGGCCTCTTAACTTGACAGGAAGCCCCTTTGTCTTGTCCAACGACCAAAACATAGTTGCTGCCATCAGTTACGATGTGCTAGCGTTGATGTCTTCATCAATCTTGGATGGGACTGAAATTTCAGCAGGCTGCAAGTCCAAGTGTTCAAACAAGTACCATAACAGAAGCTGCAACGGAGTGAATTGCTGCCAAACCACCATTCCATCTCATGATATGCAGACCTATACTATCACTTTTCAAAATACGGACTCCGTATGCAAATACGCGTTCGTGGTAGACGAAAATTGGTTTATGTCATCCAATTCTACAGATTTTGTTGAAATTAAAGATATGCACTTCGTTCCGGTGACTCTGTATTGGACATTATACCATTCGCCACAAGAAATTTTTGGAAATGAATTCATGCCAGAAAACTCAGGAAGCAAATATTATTGCCAGAATGGCGCCGTTTCAGGAAATCAGACGTCTTTTAGATGTTTCTGTAAAGACGGCTATAGTGGAATTGCCTATCTTTCTCCTGATGGATGTCAAG ATGTCAACGAATGTGAAATGTCTCCCACCATATGTGATGGAGTCGGAACTTGTGTGAACACAGTTGGATCGTACAAGTGCCGAAAGCCCAAGGTTCTAGTTGTCGTTATAG GTTTCGGTAGTGGTCTTGGAGCATTGTTTCTTCTAATTGGCACATGGCGTTCATacaaattcatcaaaaaaagaaaagccattAGACGTAGAAAAAGGTTCTTCAAACGAAATGGCGGTTTAGTGTTGCAACAACAATTATCTTCAGGGGAAATTTAG